A window of Bradyrhizobium sp. AZCC 1719 genomic DNA:
GATGACCCCGATCAGGATCAGCCGCGCTTCCCTGAGATTGAAGCGCTCATTGGTCCGCGCGAAGCATTCCAGGTCGCCGTCGATGGCTTCGACCGCGGTGCGCAGTGCCGTCGGAATTTGTTCGGCTTCTTTGTAATCCTTGAGAATGCTCGACAGCAGGAAGCCGATAATGAATATGGCGCCACCAATGCCGCTGGTCACCAGCCCGTTGAGCTCGAGGAACTCGAATCCGAAATAGTGAACGATTGCCTTGGCGCCGCCGAGCAACAGGACGATGATGCCGACCGTGAAGAACAGGCGGAATTTCTTTCGCAGGCTGATTTCGGCGCCGCCGAAAGGGAGATGCGAGCTGATCGAAGACGACAATGCGCGAGTATCCTTTCCCTGGAGAACGTACAGGAGACAAGTTCCGTCCGTTCAATTGCAGTATTTGCGGCCCGAATTCCGATGACTTCAAGGGCGGTGATCCCAACTACGCTTTGTCATCTCGAGCCTTGCACGTGCGTACTGAAGACGAGCCGCGCCCAGCCGCCCGACCTCAGATACGCTCGACGCAGATAATCATTAAGCCTGCAAATGGCTCCCCGTTCCCGCGGCGGCGTTGGCGACATATCGCCACAATGACACAGGGGCTTGGACGGCGGCTTCAGGCTGCTGTGGGCGGCTTTTTCATCGGCTGGCCGCTATCAGGACCGAGGCCTATTGCGACCGGACTCACGCGCGCTTGAACATCGAAAGCGCTCACCAGGCCGCGAGACTATTACCTGCGGCGATTTTCTTTTTGAGCGAACGACAGCTTCGGCCCTGCCTATCTCGCTCGACAAAATGCATCATTGCGCCAACGGATGCAGAACCTGAATGTTGTTCGACCAACCGCCTTCGGGCGGGTTTTAATTTTGCGTCATCGGCGAGCCGAATGCAATGCAACATGTGATTGAGCAGTTGACACGTCTATCGCGAAACGATGCTATGTTGCCGATTTAATTAAAAAGTAGGTAGCATCCATGAGAAAATCCGCGTTCTTATTGCCGTTAGTCGCCTCCACGTTTTTTGCGTTGGCGACCCTGCCGGCCTCGGCCAGTGTTTATGACTCGCTCGTTGTCTTTGGCGACAGCTTATCGGACAGCGGCAACAACGCCGCGGTAATCGGCGTCAATGCAGGGCAGACCATTTCAGGTAACACGTACGTTCCCAGTCAGCCCTACGGATCTGGCGTTTACAGCAATGGACCTGTCTGGGCATCAGACGTTGCGTCGAAACTTGGCATAACGCTTCAATCTTCGCTACTTGGCGGAACCAATTATGCCTATGGCGGAGCGACCACAGGTCCGGTCGTCAGCGGCTTTCCGTTTAGCCTGCTCACCCAGGCAAATCAGTACCTGGCCACTAACATTGCCTCTCCCAATGCGCTGTATGTAATCGCGGGCGGCGGGAATGATGCCAGGGCAGCGCTCGGCGCAATCGCCGCGTGCCCTGCATGCTTGGGGCCAACCGTGGCGGCAACTGCCACCGCATACGCAAACAACGTCGGGTCGATCGTGGACGCCCTTCAAGCGGCCGGCGCCAAGAACATCGTGGTCTGGAACACTCCAAATCTCGGACTGGCGCCCGCTGTCACAGCCGCAGGCGCCTCCGGATTGGGGACTTTCCTCGCGAGCAGTATGAACGCAGCACTCGCCGCGGAACTGGCGGGCGAATCCGGCGTATCGACTTTTGATATTTTCGGTCTGGGCACGACGATCGCACTCAATCCAGGAGCGTTTGGGTTTACTAATGTGACCGATGCCTGCGGAGCCGTCCCTGGCGCGAACTGTGATACTTACGCATATTGGGATGGCATTCATCCGACGGCTGCGGCTCACGCGGTACTTGCCGACGCCTTCCTCGTGGTTGCCGGAGTTCCCGAGACATCGACCTGGGTGATGATGATCATCGGCTTTGCCGGCGCTGGGTACATGACGTATCGCCGTCGTCAACCATCAGCCGCTCCTACCGCAGCCTGATCAGCTTGCCCGCCCCGATCCGAAAGCAGAGACCGCCTTCGGGCGGTCTTTTCGCCCGCCCGGGAACGTCAATGCGCAAAAAGGTGATTAAGCACGACGACCGCGCCGACTTCGTTTTCGGTTGAACGCCCGGTACGCGATTACAATAGCATGCTGATGGCCACGACGATGAACGGCGCGGCCACCAGCAGAACCGGCCACAGCCGGAACATCAGGCGACGAGACTACTACCTGCAATTTTCTTTTTGAGCGTCTCGCAGACGGTGCGGACTTCGGACGTCATCAGGGAACAATCCTCGATCTGCAGGAAGTAGCGCTTGCCTTCCTCGCGATAGTTTGCAGCCAATTCCTTGATCTCGGACACCATGGCGTGAACGCCAGCCACCATCGCTTCACATCGTTTGGCGGCGTCGGTTAGTTCCACACCGAGTGCTTCAATCTCTTTCACTGCCGCATCATATTCGCGGACCACAGCTTCGGCTGAGAGCTTTCCGACCTGATTGACCCCTTCCTTGTGCTCGACATAGTCGGGCATCGGGCCTTTCGGTAACGGGTGGTCATTGCTGTGGGGTATCTCTTGGATAACGGGCGCTCGGCGGGCGTTGTAGATGAGAGTACCGATTTCCCCTTCGATTTCATCAGCGTCAAGCAATGGAGAGCGAGTGAGAACTTCTGTAGTTAAAGACATCGACTTGGCTCCAAATTGTTACGCGGAGAGCGGAGAATTTATCATCGTCAATGGGAATGTCATCCTTGTCCACAGGCCGCTATGTCTTCTTGCAGACATTGGAACCGCCGCGTTGGTATCATGGTCATGACGGAATACGGAACAAACGCTGCACAATTTGAGATGCAGCAGCCGCTTCGACGCAACTCTTGCTTGAAAACCAAGAGTTAGCCGCGCTTGCGACGGCGGTAATCCCGCTTCTTCGGCTTCGGCGCGAGTTCCGGCATCGCCGCCTGCACTTGCTGATACCTCGCCAGCATGCGGTCAAAGCTGGCGTTGAGCGCCTCCGCGACCTCGGGCCGCTTCTCGAGCCCGGCGAGCAGCAGGCCGGCGGCCTCGATGGTGGAGAGGCCGTCGCGGCGCGGCTCCTTGCGGAGTTTGCCGTAACGCGAGGGGCGCTTCGGGCCCAGAATGACCCGCTGGCATTTCAGCATCCACGCGTTGCGCCACCACAGCGCCTTGGCCTGGCTCCATGTGCCGTCCAGCAGCACGACGCCCTCGATGTCGGACAAGATGGCGCGCTGGTGCGGCTCGACCTCGCCCTTGCGATTGATCGCCACGATCTCGGCATCGGTGTCGAGATCGCTGACCTTGGCCGAGCCGAGATAGAGCACCGCCCAGCGGGAAGGGTCATCGACCTTCCGTCCCAGCGCCTTGGAGAGGCTCGGCCAGGACAGGCCGATTTTGACGACCGCGTCCTTGAAGTGCATAGCGGTCAGCCGCGCAGTGCCGAGCGCCCTGTCCTGCTCCTGCGGATGCTGCAGGATCAGGAGCGAGATCTTGCTCTCGATCGGCCTGACGCTGTCGCAGATGCAGAGCGGCAGCGGCTTGCCGCAATGCGGACAGTCCGGAACGGCCTCCACCGCGGTTCCGGCCTCGGGATTGGATTGGTCTGACATCCGCCCGCTATACGCTTTCCGCAGCCGGTAATCCAACTATTCGGCAGGTGCGGCGATCGCGGCCGGCCGGGATCGCTGCCGCAGCCGGTCGATCAGGAGGTAGATCACCGGCGTCGTGTACAGCGTCAGGATTTGCGAAACCAACAATCCGCCGATGATGGTGATGCCGAGCGGCCGGCGCAGCTCGGTGCCGGGGCCGGTGGCGATGACCAGCGGAATGCCGGCAAACAAGGCCGCCATCGTCGTCATCAGGATCGGCCGGAAGCGGGCGCGGCAGGCCTCGAAGATCGCGTCAGCCGACGACAGGCCGCGGTGGCGCTCGGCATCGAGCGCGAAATCCACCATCATGATGCCGTTCTTCTTGACGATGCCGATCAACAGAATGATGCCGACAAAGGCGATCACGGTGAGCGGCGTATTGGTCACCTGCAGCGCCAGCAGCGCACCGAGGCCTGCGGACGGCAGGGTCGAGATGATCGTGATCGGATGCGCCAAGCTCTCATAGAGCACGCCGAGCACGATATACATCGCCACCAGCGCGCCGAGGATCAACAGCGGCTGCCGCCCGCTGGTCTTGTTGAAGTCGCCGGCACTGCCGTCGAAACTGCCGCGGATGCCTTCGGGCATGTGCAGT
This region includes:
- a CDS encoding SGNH/GDSL hydrolase family protein; amino-acid sequence: MRKSAFLLPLVASTFFALATLPASASVYDSLVVFGDSLSDSGNNAAVIGVNAGQTISGNTYVPSQPYGSGVYSNGPVWASDVASKLGITLQSSLLGGTNYAYGGATTGPVVSGFPFSLLTQANQYLATNIASPNALYVIAGGGNDARAALGAIAACPACLGPTVAATATAYANNVGSIVDALQAAGAKNIVVWNTPNLGLAPAVTAAGASGLGTFLASSMNAALAAELAGESGVSTFDIFGLGTTIALNPGAFGFTNVTDACGAVPGANCDTYAYWDGIHPTAAAHAVLADAFLVVAGVPETSTWVMMIIGFAGAGYMTYRRRQPSAAPTAA
- a CDS encoding tRNA-uridine aminocarboxypropyltransferase codes for the protein MSDQSNPEAGTAVEAVPDCPHCGKPLPLCICDSVRPIESKISLLILQHPQEQDRALGTARLTAMHFKDAVVKIGLSWPSLSKALGRKVDDPSRWAVLYLGSAKVSDLDTDAEIVAINRKGEVEPHQRAILSDIEGVVLLDGTWSQAKALWWRNAWMLKCQRVILGPKRPSRYGKLRKEPRRDGLSTIEAAGLLLAGLEKRPEVAEALNASFDRMLARYQQVQAAMPELAPKPKKRDYRRRKRG